A window from Dama dama isolate Ldn47 chromosome 11, ASM3311817v1, whole genome shotgun sequence encodes these proteins:
- the PLPP7 gene encoding inactive phospholipid phosphatase 7, whose product MPASQSRARARDRSNVLNRAEFLSLNQPPKGAPEPRSSGRKASGPSPQPPAPGDGARERRQSQQLPEEDCMQLNPSFKGIAFNSLLAIDICMSKRLGVCAGRAASWASARSMVKLIGITGHGVPWIGGTILCLVKSSTLAGQEVLMNLLLALLLDIMTVAGVQKLIKRRGPFESSPSLLDYLTMDVYAFPAGHASRAAMVSKFFLSHLVLAVPLRVLLVLWALCVGLSRVMIGRHHITDVLSGFAIGYFQFRLVELVWMSSNTCQMLISAW is encoded by the exons ATGCCCGCCTCCCAGAGCCGGGCCCGGGCCCGGGACCGCAGCAACGTCCTCAACCGGGCCGAGTTCCTGTCCCTGAATCAGCCCCCCAAGGGGGCCCCGGAGCCCCGAAGCTCGGGCAGGAAGGCCTCGGGCCCCTCAccgcagcccccagcccctggggacGGGGCCCGCGAGCGGCGCCAGTCCCAGCAGCTGCCCGAGGAGGACTGCATGCAGCTGAACCCCTCCTTCAAGGGCATCGCCTTCAACTCTCTGCTGGCCATTGACATCTGCATGTCCAAGCGCCTGGGGGTATGCGCCGGCCGGGCCGCATCCTGGGCCAGCGCCCGCTCCATGGTCAAGCTCATTGGCATCACGGGCCACGGCGTCCCCTGGATCGGGGGCACCATCCTCTGCCTGGTGAAGAGCAGCACGCTGGCCGGCCAGGAGGTGCTCATGAACCTGCTTCTGG CCCTGCTCCTGGACATCATGACGGTGGCCGGCGTGCAGAAGCTCATCAAGCGGCGCGGCCCGTTCGAGTCAAGCCCCAGCCTCCTGGACTACCTCACCATGGACGTGTACGCCTTCCCCGCCGGGCACGCCAGCCGCGCGGCCATGGTGTCCAAGTTCTTCCTCAGCCACCTGGTGCTCGCGGTGCCCCTGCGCGTCCTGCTGGTGCTCTGGGCCCTGTGCGTGGGGCTGTCGCGGGTCATGATCGGCCGCCACCACATCACCGACGTCCTCTCCGGCTTCGCCATCGGCTACTTCCAGTTCCGCCTGGTCGAGCTGGTGTGGATGTCCTCCAACACCTGCCAGATGCTCATCTCCGCCTGGTGA